The following coding sequences lie in one Streptomyces venezuelae genomic window:
- a CDS encoding ABC transporter ATP-binding protein codes for MRDVSVGYGPVRALRRVSLDLPDGTVVAVLGGNGAGKSTLLRAVSRTLSFQGGTLTSGSVHFGGRRIDGLSADRVVAAGISQVPEGRQVFARMTVTDNLRAGALGATGSRAAKADALRRVHDLFPVLAERGAQRAGLLSGGEQQMLAVGRALMASPRLLLLDEPSLGLAPLMAARIADTIREINAQGTSVLLVEQNAALALRLATTAYVLDVGEVALSGPADELAASDEVRRRYLGVVDEAAAADATRGTGAPLTLRRWEADR; via the coding sequence GTGCGGGACGTCTCCGTCGGATACGGGCCCGTGCGGGCGCTGCGGCGGGTCTCGCTCGATCTGCCGGACGGCACCGTCGTCGCCGTGCTCGGGGGCAACGGCGCGGGCAAGTCGACGCTGCTGCGGGCCGTCTCGCGGACGCTCTCCTTCCAGGGCGGGACGCTCACCTCGGGGTCCGTCCATTTCGGTGGGCGTCGCATCGACGGGCTCTCGGCGGACCGGGTCGTCGCCGCCGGGATCTCCCAGGTGCCCGAAGGGCGGCAGGTCTTCGCCCGGATGACCGTCACCGACAACCTGCGGGCGGGCGCCCTCGGCGCCACCGGTTCGCGTGCCGCCAAGGCCGACGCCCTGCGGCGCGTCCACGACCTCTTCCCCGTACTCGCCGAACGCGGCGCCCAACGCGCCGGACTGCTCTCCGGCGGCGAGCAGCAGATGCTCGCGGTCGGCCGGGCCCTCATGGCCTCCCCGCGCCTGCTCCTCCTCGACGAACCCTCCCTGGGCCTCGCCCCGCTGATGGCCGCCCGCATCGCCGACACCATCCGCGAGATCAACGCGCAGGGCACCTCCGTACTCCTCGTCGAGCAGAACGCCGCCCTCGCCCTGCGCCTCGCCACCACCGCCTACGTCCTCGACGTCGGCGAGGTCGCCCTGTCCGGGCCCGCCGACGAACTCGCCGCCTCCGACGAGGTACGCCGCCGCTACCTGGGCGTGGTCGACGAGGCCGCGGCGGCCGACGCGACCCGCGGGACCGGCGCACCGCTGACACTGCGGCGCTGGGAGGCCGACCGGTGA
- a CDS encoding ABC transporter ATP-binding protein has protein sequence MNETSVPALDVRDLTVRFAGLTALDAVSFTVRPGTVHAVIGPNGAGKSTCFNVLSGVYRATSGSVRFGAHELTGLRPHRIAELGVARIFQNLALPPRATVADSLLLGRHRLTRAGFMAAGLRLPSAAREEHRHRERVREIAAFVGLEHQLDQPAGALPYGQQKLAELARALCMEPRLLLLDEPVAGMTADERRRTAAVIAGVRDSLGISIVLVEHDMGVVMRLADAVTVLDFGRRIADGAPGDVQNDPAVVRAYLGEGEWTGDGEGRRP, from the coding sequence GTGAACGAGACATCCGTACCGGCCCTCGACGTCCGCGACCTCACCGTCCGCTTCGCCGGGCTCACCGCACTCGACGCCGTCAGCTTCACCGTCCGCCCCGGCACCGTGCACGCCGTCATCGGGCCGAACGGCGCGGGCAAGTCCACCTGCTTCAACGTCCTGTCCGGCGTCTACCGCGCCACCTCCGGCAGCGTCCGCTTCGGCGCGCACGAGCTCACCGGACTGCGCCCGCACCGCATCGCGGAGCTCGGCGTCGCCCGGATCTTCCAGAACCTCGCGCTGCCGCCCCGCGCCACCGTCGCCGACAGCCTCCTCCTCGGCCGCCACCGGCTGACCCGCGCCGGCTTCATGGCCGCCGGACTCCGGCTCCCCTCGGCCGCCCGCGAAGAACACCGCCACCGCGAACGCGTCCGCGAGATAGCCGCCTTCGTCGGCCTGGAACACCAACTCGACCAGCCCGCGGGCGCCCTGCCCTACGGCCAGCAGAAGCTCGCCGAGCTCGCCCGCGCCCTCTGCATGGAGCCGCGCCTGCTGCTCCTCGACGAGCCAGTCGCCGGGATGACCGCCGACGAGCGGCGCCGCACCGCGGCCGTCATCGCGGGCGTCCGCGACAGCCTCGGCATCTCGATCGTCCTGGTGGAACACGACATGGGGGTGGTGATGCGGCTCGCGGACGCGGTGACCGTACTCGACTTCGGGCGCCGGATCGCCGACGGCGCCCCCGGCGACGTACAGAACGATCCGGCGGTCGTACGCGCCTACCTGGGCGAGGGCGAATGGACCGGGGACGGAGAGGGACGACGACCGTGA
- a CDS encoding branched-chain amino acid ABC transporter permease produces the protein MTTFIELFLNGISMGSVYALIALGFVVIFRATEVVNFAHASLLLAGGYITASLHDDLGFWPALLVGIAGAAVVGAAVEFLVMRRYRGSDHSVLAIVTIGVDILLTTELTRRLGTDVLPLGDPWGDDVLTIGPISLAHTRIAAFVAAALLITVFLLAFRHTSWGVAMRAAAESPETAALMGVRLGRVSLGAWAVAGALAAVAALFLTVFPTPGLERATSLAALKAFPAAILGGLDSTTGALVGGLVVGVTESLATGYQSELSFLGRGLGDLAPYLVMTVILLLRPAGLFGTKELARV, from the coding sequence GTGACCACCTTCATCGAGCTGTTCCTCAACGGCATCTCCATGGGGTCGGTCTACGCCCTCATCGCCCTCGGCTTCGTCGTCATCTTCCGCGCCACCGAGGTCGTGAACTTCGCCCACGCCTCACTGCTCCTCGCGGGCGGCTACATCACCGCGTCCCTCCACGACGACCTCGGCTTCTGGCCGGCGCTGCTCGTCGGCATCGCGGGCGCCGCGGTGGTCGGCGCGGCCGTCGAGTTCCTCGTCATGCGCCGCTACCGGGGCTCGGACCACAGCGTGCTCGCCATCGTCACCATCGGCGTCGACATCCTGCTCACCACCGAACTCACCCGTCGCCTCGGCACCGACGTCCTGCCGCTGGGCGACCCGTGGGGCGACGACGTGCTGACCATCGGGCCGATCTCCCTCGCCCACACCCGCATCGCCGCGTTCGTCGCCGCCGCCCTGCTCATCACCGTTTTCCTCCTCGCCTTCCGCCACACCTCATGGGGCGTGGCGATGCGGGCCGCCGCCGAGAGCCCGGAGACCGCCGCGCTGATGGGCGTACGGCTGGGAAGGGTGTCGCTCGGCGCATGGGCGGTCGCGGGGGCGCTCGCCGCTGTGGCCGCGCTGTTCCTCACCGTCTTCCCGACGCCAGGACTGGAGCGCGCCACCTCGCTCGCCGCCCTGAAGGCGTTCCCGGCCGCGATCCTCGGCGGCCTCGACTCCACCACGGGCGCGCTGGTCGGGGGCCTCGTCGTCGGCGTCACCGAGTCCCTCGCCACCGGCTACCAGAGCGAGCTCAGCTTCCTCGGCCGCGGGCTCGGCGACCTGGCGCCCTATCTCGTCATGACCGTCATCCTGCTGCTGCGACCCGCCGGGCTGTTCGGCACGAAGGAGCTCGCCCGTGTCTGA
- a CDS encoding branched-chain amino acid ABC transporter permease has product MSEAPASKAPVSEPVEAVAAPAARSVRRTRLRRPRTYLWAACTAVLLALPFYLDRFWLQAGLFAMAAAIGAIGINLLTGATGQLSMGHAFFLAIGAYGYCVLAGDGGDGLTGLGLPTWLAATLAVALAGLAGGLFSPIAGRLSGAYLGIATLALIFIGQHVLFNAHDLTGGSNGRDVPPLNVFGIAFDESEVVVAAVPFGSVEKLWYAGLVLLVGCGLFARGVLRGRPGRAMNAIRDHRVAAGVMGVPVARYRAGVFVLSSMYAGLAGVLLALVFQRTVPDYFGMTLSLEYLAMIVIGGLGSVAGAVAGAALVSLLPQLLTRYSDALPLVSAPGTGGIAPGEASRYLYGAAVVAVVLFLPGGLVSIAARRSRQRPGTPGEEA; this is encoded by the coding sequence GTGTCTGAGGCCCCCGCCTCCAAGGCCCCCGTCTCCGAGCCCGTCGAGGCCGTCGCCGCACCCGCCGCCCGCTCCGTCCGCCGTACGCGGCTCAGGCGCCCCCGCACGTACCTGTGGGCCGCCTGCACGGCCGTCCTGCTCGCCCTGCCGTTCTACCTGGACCGCTTCTGGCTCCAGGCGGGCCTCTTCGCCATGGCCGCCGCCATCGGCGCGATCGGCATCAACCTCCTCACCGGCGCCACCGGCCAGCTCTCCATGGGACACGCGTTCTTCCTCGCCATCGGCGCGTACGGCTACTGCGTCCTCGCGGGCGACGGGGGAGACGGCCTGACCGGGCTTGGCCTGCCGACCTGGCTCGCCGCGACCCTCGCCGTGGCGCTCGCCGGACTCGCGGGCGGCCTCTTCAGCCCCATCGCGGGGCGCCTGAGCGGCGCGTACCTCGGCATCGCGACCCTCGCGCTGATCTTCATCGGGCAGCACGTGCTCTTCAACGCCCACGACCTCACCGGCGGCTCCAACGGACGTGACGTGCCGCCCCTGAACGTCTTCGGCATCGCCTTCGACGAAAGCGAGGTCGTGGTCGCGGCCGTGCCGTTCGGCTCCGTCGAGAAGCTCTGGTACGCGGGACTCGTGCTGCTCGTCGGCTGCGGGCTCTTCGCCCGCGGCGTGCTGCGCGGCCGCCCGGGGCGCGCCATGAACGCGATCCGCGACCACCGTGTCGCCGCGGGCGTGATGGGCGTCCCGGTCGCCCGCTACCGCGCCGGGGTCTTCGTCCTGTCGTCCATGTACGCGGGCCTCGCCGGGGTGCTGCTCGCCCTGGTCTTCCAGCGCACCGTCCCCGACTACTTCGGCATGACGCTCTCCCTGGAATACCTCGCCATGATCGTGATCGGCGGCCTCGGCTCGGTCGCGGGAGCCGTCGCGGGCGCCGCACTCGTCTCCCTGCTGCCCCAGCTGCTGACCCGGTACAGCGACGCGCTCCCCCTGGTCTCGGCACCCGGCACCGGAGGGATCGCACCGGGCGAGGCGTCCCGGTATCTGTACGGCGCCGCCGTCGTGGCGGTGGTGCTCTTCCTGCCCGGCGGCCTGGTGAGCATCGCCGCGCGGCGCAGCAGGCAAAGACCAGGCACTCCAGGGGAGGAAGCATGA
- a CDS encoding ABC transporter substrate-binding protein yields the protein MKALTRATATATALAALLALSACSSKANDDGGDGDKGAGGVKTGDGVTGETIDLGVLTDMTGVYATLGKSVTQAQQLYVDQTNADGGICGRKLKLTVRDHGYDPQKAVAAYTELEPKVLGFAQFIGSPFVAAVERRVDANKGLVLPQAWSANLLGSPYVRVIGSTYDLETINAIDFLMKEKGLKKGDKLGHVYFEGDYGENALKGSKHMARKAGLTVVEQKIKPTDNDMTAQVSALKKAGVKAVVISAGPRQAASLVGVAAAGRFDVPVIGNNSAFAPQLLATQSGPALEKNYYVASPTLPIGADTPEAKKLVADYKKAHPKDSLDNGVVAGWTAASVFGEALKAACDKKDLTREGVGKALLTLDAFDAGFGAPQNFTDPKTPSSKQSVILRPDKKATGGMKVVRQPSAADAAQGFSPSGD from the coding sequence ATGAAAGCACTGACCAGGGCCACCGCGACCGCCACGGCGCTCGCCGCGCTGCTCGCACTGTCGGCGTGCAGCTCGAAGGCCAATGACGACGGTGGCGACGGCGACAAGGGCGCGGGCGGGGTGAAGACCGGCGACGGCGTCACCGGCGAGACGATCGACCTCGGCGTCCTCACCGACATGACCGGCGTCTACGCCACGCTCGGCAAGAGCGTCACCCAGGCCCAGCAGCTCTACGTCGACCAGACCAACGCGGACGGCGGCATCTGCGGCCGCAAGCTGAAGCTCACGGTCCGCGACCACGGCTACGACCCGCAGAAGGCCGTCGCCGCCTACACCGAGCTGGAGCCGAAGGTCCTCGGCTTCGCCCAGTTCATCGGCTCCCCGTTCGTCGCCGCCGTCGAACGACGCGTCGACGCCAACAAGGGTCTCGTCCTGCCGCAGGCCTGGTCGGCGAACCTGCTGGGCAGCCCGTACGTGCGCGTGATCGGCTCCACGTACGACCTGGAGACGATCAACGCGATCGACTTCCTGATGAAGGAGAAGGGCCTCAAGAAGGGCGACAAGCTCGGCCACGTCTACTTCGAGGGCGACTACGGAGAGAACGCCTTGAAGGGCTCGAAGCACATGGCCCGGAAGGCGGGCCTCACGGTCGTCGAGCAGAAGATCAAACCGACGGACAACGACATGACCGCCCAGGTCTCCGCCCTGAAGAAGGCCGGCGTCAAGGCCGTCGTGATCAGCGCGGGCCCCCGCCAGGCGGCCTCCCTCGTCGGCGTCGCGGCGGCGGGACGCTTCGACGTCCCGGTCATCGGCAACAACTCGGCGTTCGCCCCCCAGCTCCTCGCCACGCAGTCGGGCCCGGCCCTGGAGAAGAACTACTACGTGGCCTCTCCCACGCTCCCCATCGGCGCGGACACGCCGGAGGCGAAGAAACTCGTCGCCGACTACAAGAAGGCCCACCCGAAGGACTCCCTCGACAACGGTGTCGTGGCGGGCTGGACGGCGGCGTCCGTCTTCGGGGAGGCCCTGAAGGCGGCGTGCGACAAGAAGGACCTCACGCGCGAGGGCGTCGGCAAGGCGCTCCTTACGCTCGACGCCTTCGACGCGGGCTTCGGCGCCCCCCAAAACTTCACCGACCCCAAGACCCCCTCGTCGAAACAGAGCGTCATCCTCCGCCCCGACAAGAAGGCAACAGGCGGCATGAAGGTAGTCCGGCAGCCGAGCGCGGCGGATGCAGCGCAGGGGTTCAGCCCGTCCGGCGATTGA
- the pssA gene encoding CDP-diacylglycerol--serine O-phosphatidyltransferase — protein MTVVDPETQAGWVPEAVEDEADEEMPLSLRLSIADTLTLGNATCGFMAVYFTTTGILIPHLQGSNESGMARHSAATAVILMLCAAVFDLFDGLVARKLRSSPMGAELDNLSDLISFGLAPAYFVLVYGMVADDAHQRVAAVGAIVVLLAVVLRLARFSCVTVKDGTFQGMPSPFGALTVVSIVLLELPFVATLLAIIGTAWLMVSRVEYPKPRGPLAVAMLSWIVAAMGLLAAWAFEAPGGQLLLQTGCALQLVLGAVIPLFATARRVNNFRGNRREARAAQLP, from the coding sequence TTGACCGTGGTTGATCCAGAGACACAGGCGGGCTGGGTGCCCGAGGCGGTGGAGGACGAGGCCGACGAGGAGATGCCTCTCTCACTGCGCCTCTCGATAGCGGACACCCTCACGCTCGGTAACGCCACGTGCGGGTTCATGGCGGTGTACTTCACCACCACGGGCATCCTCATCCCGCACCTCCAGGGCAGCAACGAGAGCGGCATGGCGCGGCACTCCGCCGCGACCGCCGTGATCCTGATGCTCTGCGCGGCCGTCTTCGACCTCTTCGACGGTCTCGTGGCCCGCAAGCTGCGCTCCTCGCCGATGGGCGCGGAGCTGGACAACCTGTCGGACCTGATCAGCTTCGGTCTGGCCCCGGCGTACTTCGTCCTGGTCTACGGCATGGTCGCCGACGACGCGCACCAGCGGGTGGCGGCGGTCGGCGCGATCGTCGTGCTGCTGGCGGTGGTGCTGCGGCTTGCGCGGTTCTCGTGCGTGACCGTGAAGGACGGCACCTTCCAGGGCATGCCGTCGCCCTTCGGGGCGCTGACGGTCGTCTCGATCGTGCTCCTGGAGCTGCCCTTCGTGGCGACGCTCCTCGCGATCATCGGCACGGCCTGGCTCATGGTCAGCCGCGTCGAGTACCCGAAGCCGCGCGGTCCCCTCGCGGTGGCCATGCTCTCCTGGATCGTCGCGGCGATGGGGCTGCTCGCGGCGTGGGCGTTCGAGGCTCCCGGCGGCCAGCTGCTCCTGCAGACGGGCTGCGCGCTGCAGCTCGTCCTGGGTGCGGTGATTCCCCTCTTCGCCACGGCTCGGAGGGTGAACAACTTTCGGGGGAACCGGCGTGAGGCTCGGGCAGCGCAGTTGCCGTAG
- a CDS encoding phosphatidylserine decarboxylase, whose translation MPHSQTSAPRDGILQGRLARGASPWLLPTVATAALSLARARHSKGAAAVAVPATALAAGMLWFFRDPEREIAQGRVISPADGVVQSIMPWKDGRTRVAIFMSPLNVHVNRAPLAGTVTSVEHIPGGFVPAFNKESENNERVVWHFDTELGDIEMIQIAGAVARRIVPYVPQGTKVEQGERIGLIRFGSRVDIYLPEGVEVDVEVGQKTVAGVTRIDRG comes from the coding sequence ATGCCCCACAGCCAAACCTCTGCACCACGCGACGGCATTCTCCAGGGACGCCTTGCCCGCGGAGCATCGCCGTGGCTCCTGCCCACCGTCGCCACCGCGGCACTCAGCCTCGCCCGCGCTCGCCACTCGAAGGGCGCCGCGGCCGTAGCCGTCCCTGCCACCGCCCTCGCGGCCGGCATGCTGTGGTTCTTCCGCGACCCCGAGCGCGAGATCGCCCAGGGCCGCGTCATCTCTCCGGCCGACGGTGTGGTGCAGAGCATCATGCCGTGGAAGGACGGGCGCACCCGCGTCGCGATCTTCATGAGCCCGCTGAACGTCCACGTCAACCGTGCGCCCCTGGCGGGCACCGTGACGTCCGTGGAGCACATCCCCGGCGGGTTCGTCCCGGCGTTCAACAAGGAGAGCGAGAACAACGAGCGCGTTGTCTGGCACTTCGACACCGAGCTCGGCGACATCGAGATGATCCAGATCGCGGGCGCGGTCGCGCGGCGCATCGTGCCGTACGTGCCGCAGGGCACGAAGGTGGAGCAGGGTGAGCGGATCGGCCTGATCCGTTTCGGCTCGCGCGTCGACATCTACCTCCCCGAGGGTGTCGAGGTGGACGTCGAGGTCGGTCAGAAGACCGTGGCTGGGGTGACTCGCATTGACCGTGGTTGA
- a CDS encoding acyl-CoA dehydrogenase family protein, whose amino-acid sequence MSRLAQTAGLTDIQQEILATVRDFVDKEIIPVATGLEHRDEYPQQIVDGLKELGLFGLMIPEEYGGLGESLLTYALCVEEIARGWMSVSGIINTHFIVAYMLKQHGTQEQKETFLPRMAAGEVRGAFSMSEPGLGSDVSAITSKGVKDGDEYVLNGQKMWLTNGGTSTLVAVLCRSDEGHPEGTAPHKSMTTFLVEKEPGFGEVRPGLTIPGKIDKMGYKGVDTTELIMDGLRIPANRVLGGVTGRGFYQMMDGVEVGRVNVAARGCGVAQRAFELGVSYAQQRHTFGKAIAQHQAIQFKLAEMATKVEAAHAMMVNAARKKDSGERNDLEAGMAKYLASEYCKEVVEDAFRIHGGYGFSKEYEIERLYREAPMLLIGEGTAEIQKMIIGRRLLEEYRFQG is encoded by the coding sequence ATGAGCCGACTCGCGCAGACCGCCGGTCTCACCGACATCCAGCAGGAGATCCTGGCCACGGTCCGGGACTTCGTCGACAAGGAGATCATCCCTGTCGCGACCGGTCTTGAGCACCGTGACGAGTACCCGCAGCAGATCGTCGACGGCCTCAAGGAGTTGGGCCTCTTCGGGCTCATGATCCCGGAGGAGTACGGCGGTCTGGGCGAGTCGCTGCTCACGTACGCGCTGTGCGTGGAGGAGATCGCGCGTGGCTGGATGTCGGTCTCCGGCATCATCAACACCCACTTCATCGTCGCTTACATGCTCAAGCAGCACGGCACGCAGGAGCAGAAGGAGACCTTCCTGCCGCGGATGGCGGCCGGCGAGGTGCGGGGCGCGTTCTCGATGTCGGAGCCGGGGCTCGGCTCCGATGTGTCGGCCATCACGTCCAAGGGCGTGAAGGACGGCGACGAGTACGTTCTGAACGGTCAGAAGATGTGGCTCACCAACGGCGGAACGTCGACTCTGGTGGCCGTCCTCTGCCGGAGTGACGAAGGACACCCGGAGGGCACGGCGCCCCACAAGTCGATGACGACCTTCCTCGTGGAGAAGGAGCCCGGCTTCGGAGAGGTCCGGCCCGGCCTCACCATCCCCGGCAAGATCGACAAGATGGGTTACAAGGGCGTCGACACGACCGAACTCATCATGGACGGACTGCGAATTCCGGCCAATCGTGTGCTCGGCGGGGTCACCGGCCGAGGGTTTTACCAAATGATGGACGGCGTCGAGGTCGGTCGCGTCAATGTCGCAGCTCGTGGCTGTGGAGTCGCTCAGCGTGCCTTCGAACTGGGCGTCTCGTATGCCCAGCAACGTCACACTTTCGGCAAGGCGATCGCCCAACACCAGGCCATCCAGTTCAAGCTGGCCGAGATGGCTACCAAGGTCGAGGCCGCGCATGCGATGATGGTGAACGCAGCACGCAAAAAGGACTCCGGGGAACGAAACGACCTCGAAGCAGGCATGGCGAAGTACCTCGCCTCCGAGTACTGCAAGGAAGTCGTGGAGGACGCGTTCCGGATCCATGGTGGGTACGGCTTCTCGAAGGAGTATGAGATCGAGCGCCTCTACAGGGAGGCACCCATGCTGCTGATCGGTGAAGGTACCGCCGAGATCCAGAAAATGATCATTGGCCGACGGCTACTCGAAGAGTATCGATTCCAGGGCTAG
- a CDS encoding MaoC family dehydratase codes for MQFGRTYEEFEVGAVYKHWPGKTVTEYDDHLFCLLTMNHHPLHMDTNYAEKTTDFGKNVVVGNYIYSLLLGMSVPDVSGKAIANLEIESLKHVAPTFHGDTIYGETTVLDKTPSRSKSDRGIVYVETKGYKQDGTLVCVFRRKVMVPTETYIKERGGEQPGRPELNAPSKSTEK; via the coding sequence ATGCAGTTCGGCCGCACCTACGAAGAGTTCGAAGTCGGCGCCGTGTACAAGCACTGGCCCGGAAAGACGGTCACCGAGTACGACGACCACCTCTTCTGCCTGCTCACCATGAACCACCACCCCCTCCACATGGACACGAACTATGCGGAGAAGACGACGGACTTCGGGAAGAACGTCGTCGTGGGCAACTACATCTACTCGCTGTTGCTCGGCATGTCCGTCCCCGACGTCTCGGGCAAGGCCATCGCCAACCTGGAGATCGAGTCGCTGAAGCACGTGGCGCCGACCTTCCACGGCGACACGATCTACGGCGAGACGACGGTCCTCGACAAGACGCCGTCCCGGTCCAAGTCGGACCGCGGCATCGTGTACGTGGAGACCAAGGGCTACAAGCAGGACGGCACGCTGGTCTGCGTGTTCCGCCGCAAGGTGATGGTTCCCACAGAGACGTACATCAAGGAGCGCGGCGGCGAGCAGCCCGGCCGCCCGGAGCTGAACGCCCCTTCGAAGAGCACGGAGAAGTGA
- a CDS encoding HpcH/HpaI aldolase/citrate lyase family protein produces MTAPTAPINRLRPRRSCLAVPGSNPRFLEKAQGLPADQVFLDLEDACAPLAKPEARHTIVKFLNEGDWTGKTRVVRVNDWTTEWTYRDVVTVVEGAGQNLDCIMLPKVQTAEQVVALDLLLTQIEKTMGFEVGKIGIEAQIENAQGLNNVNAIAEASQRVETIIFGPADFMASINMKSLVVGEQPPGYPADAYHFILMKILMAARANNLQAIDGPYLQIKNVDGYREVANRAAALGFDGKWVLHPGQVEAANEVFSPSQEDFDHAELILDAYEYYTSEAGGKKGSAMLGDEMIDEASRKMALVISGKGRAAGMTRTSKFEAPEA; encoded by the coding sequence ATGACCGCGCCCACCGCGCCCATCAACCGCCTTCGTCCGCGCCGCTCCTGTCTCGCGGTCCCGGGGTCGAACCCCCGCTTCCTGGAGAAGGCCCAGGGCCTCCCCGCCGACCAGGTCTTCCTCGACCTGGAGGACGCCTGCGCGCCGCTCGCCAAGCCCGAGGCGCGGCACACCATCGTCAAGTTCCTCAACGAGGGCGACTGGACGGGCAAGACGCGGGTCGTGCGCGTCAACGACTGGACGACCGAGTGGACGTACCGCGACGTCGTGACCGTCGTCGAGGGGGCCGGGCAGAACCTCGACTGCATCATGCTGCCGAAGGTGCAGACGGCCGAGCAGGTCGTCGCCCTCGACCTGCTCCTCACCCAGATCGAGAAGACGATGGGCTTCGAGGTCGGCAAGATCGGCATCGAGGCGCAGATCGAGAACGCGCAGGGCCTCAACAACGTCAACGCGATCGCCGAGGCCTCCCAGCGCGTCGAGACGATCATCTTCGGCCCGGCCGACTTCATGGCGTCCATCAACATGAAGTCCCTGGTCGTCGGCGAGCAGCCGCCCGGCTACCCGGCGGACGCCTACCACTTCATCCTGATGAAGATCCTGATGGCCGCCCGCGCCAACAACCTCCAGGCGATCGACGGTCCCTACCTGCAGATCAAGAACGTCGACGGCTACCGCGAGGTCGCGAACCGCGCCGCGGCGCTCGGCTTCGACGGCAAGTGGGTCCTGCACCCCGGCCAGGTGGAGGCCGCCAACGAGGTCTTCTCGCCCTCGCAGGAGGACTTCGACCACGCCGAGCTGATCCTCGACGCGTACGAGTACTACACGTCCGAGGCGGGCGGCAAGAAGGGCTCGGCGATGCTCGGCGACGAGATGATCGACGAGGCCAGCCGGAAGATGGCGCTCGTCATCTCCGGGAAGGGCCGTGCGGCCGGGATGACCCGCACGTCCAAGTTCGAGGCCCCGGAGGCGTAA